In Astyanax mexicanus isolate ESR-SI-001 chromosome 5, AstMex3_surface, whole genome shotgun sequence, a single window of DNA contains:
- the acox1 gene encoding peroxisomal acyl-coenzyme A oxidase 1 isoform X2 — MNPDLRRERENASFNPEILTNILDGSAEKTSRRREIESLVINDPDFQHDDLNFMSRSDRYDAAVKKSAQMILKLRDYGISDPEEIYFYKRVVRNNFHEAFGLHYTMFVPTLYTQCTPEQRKKWLPLAETFQAVGTYAQTELGHGTHIRRLETTATYDPSTQEFVLNSPTVTSIKWWPGGLGKTSNHAIVLAQLYTQGKCHGLHAFIVPIRSMETHQPLPGITVGDIGPKFGFDEVDNGYLKLDNVRIPRDNMLMKYAKVEPDGTYVKPPSDKLTYGTMVFIRSMIVGESAKALAKSSTIAIRYSAVRHQSELRPGEPEPQVLDYQAQQYKLFPLLAAAYAFTFVGQYMSNMYHRITGDINQGDFSELPELHALAAGLKAFTTWVTNTGIEVCRMSCGGHGYSRCSSLPDIYVTFTATCTYEGENTVMMLQTARYLVKSYRQAREGQQLSGIVSYLNEQQRVQPHPVSSRPTVVNINDLSSLVEAYKLRAARLVEMAAKGLQGELQRSKSQEDAWNNCSIELVRASDAHCHYVVVKLFAAKLNEVSDTAVHSVLNTLALLYALQGVALNSGDFLQAGLLTVPQLAQVTQRIKALLAEIRPNAVALVDAFDYRDEMLNSALGRYDGNVYESMFEWAKRSPLNRTEVHDAYYKYMKPLQSKL, encoded by the exons ATGAATCCTGACCTCCGCCGAGAACGGGAGAATGCCTCGTTTAACCCGGAGATCCTCACTAACATACTGGACGGCAGTGCAGAGAAAACCAGCAGGAGAAGAGAAATAG AGTCTCTGGTGATCAATGACCCTGACTTCCAGCACGATGATCTGAACTTCATGTCCCGCAGCGACCGCTACGATGCGGCCGTGAAGAAGAGCGCTCAGATGATCCTGAAGCTCAGAGATTATGGTATCTCTGACCCAGAGGAGATATACTTCTATAAAAG AGTTGTACGAAATAACTTCCATGAGGCTTTTGGTCTCCACTACACCATGTTCGTCCCCACCCTGTACACCCAGTGCACTCCCGAGCAGCGCAAGAAATGGCTTCCCCTGGCTGAAACATTCCAAGCCGTCGGGACTTACGCACAGACTGAGTTGGGGCACG GTACTCACATTCGCCGACTTGAGACCACAGCCACCTACGATCCCTCCACTCAGGAATTTGTACTGAATTCACCAACAGTCACCTCTATCAAGTGGTGGCCAGGAGGCT TGGGTAAGACTTCGAATCACGCCATTGTGTTGGCCCAGCTCTACACACAGGGCAAATGCCATGGCCTCCATGCCTTTATCGTCCCCATACGCAGCATGGAAACCCACCAGCCTCTGCCAG GTATAACTGTGGGTGATATTGGGCCAAAGTTTGGCTTTGATGAGGTTGATAACGGTTATCTGAAGCTGGACAATGTTCGCATCCCACGTGACAACATGCTTATGAAGTATGCAAAG gttgAGCCTGATGGAACATATGTGAAGCCTCCTAGTGATAAGCTGACCTATGGCACTATGGTGTTCATTCGCTCCATGATCGTGGGAGAGTCTGCCAAAGCTCTGGCCAAATCCAGCACCATCGCCATCCGCTACAGCGCTGTCCGTCACCAGTCCGAGCTGCGGCCAGG aGAACCAGAGCCGCAGGTTTTGGACTATCAGGCTCAGCAGTATAAACTCTTCCCCCTTCTGGCTGCCGCCTATGCCTTTACCTTTGTGGGTCAGTACATGAGCAACATGTACCACCGCATCACTGGAGACATTAACCAGGGAGACTTCAGCGAGCTCCCAGAG CTCCATGCTCTTGCTGCAGGTTTGAAGGCCTTCACTACCTGGGTTACTAACACAGGGATAGAGGTGTGCCGGATGTCCTGTGGTGGACATGGCTACTCGCGCTGCAGCAGCCTACCAGACATCTATGTCACCTTTACTGCCACTTGCACCTACGAAGGAGAGAACACTGTCATGATGCTGCAGACAGCCAG ATATTTGGTGAAGAGTTACCGACAGGCACGTGAGGGTCAGCAGCTCAGTGGGATCGTATCTTACCTGAATGAACAGCAGCGGGTGCAGCCTCATCCTGTCTCCTCCAGGCCCACTGTTGTCAACATTAATGACCTGTCCAGCCTGGTAGAGGCATACAAGCTTCGTGCAGCCAG ACTGGTTGAAATGGCAGCTAAGGGTCTTCAGGGGGAGCTGCAGCGCAGTAAGAGTCAGGAAGATGCCTGGAACAACTGCTCTATCGAACTTGTCAGAGCATCAGAT GCCCACTGTCACTATGTGGTGGTAAAGCTGTTTGCTGCTAAGCTGAATGAAGTCAGCGACACTGCAGTGCACTCTGTCCTCAACACACTTGCCCTACTGTACGCCCTGCAAGGGGTCGCCCTGAACTCCGGAGACTTCCTGCAG GCTGGTCTGCTGACTGTTCCTCAGCTGGCTCAGGTCACTCAGAGGATAAAGGCTCTTCTGGCGGAGATCCGGCCAAATGCTGTGGCTCTGGTGGATGCTTTTGACTATCGTGACGAGATGCTGAACTCCGCTCTGGGCCGCTACGATGGGAACGTGTACGAGAGCATGTTCGAGTGGGCCAAAAGGTCCCCACTTAACCGCACAGAG gTCCATGACGCTTACTACAAGTACATGAAACCCCTCCAGTCCAAACTGTGA
- the acox1 gene encoding peroxisomal acyl-coenzyme A oxidase 1 isoform X1, whose protein sequence is MNPDLRRERENASFNPEILTNILDGSAEKTSRRREIESLVINDPDFQHDDLNFMSRSDRYDAAVKKSAQMILKLRDYGISDPEEIYFYKRCVHRGSSEPLDLHLGMFLPTLLNQASPSQLDTFFTPAWNLQIIGTYAQTEMGHGTHIRRLETTATYDPSTQEFVLNSPTVTSIKWWPGGLGKTSNHAIVLAQLYTQGKCHGLHAFIVPIRSMETHQPLPGITVGDIGPKFGFDEVDNGYLKLDNVRIPRDNMLMKYAKVEPDGTYVKPPSDKLTYGTMVFIRSMIVGESAKALAKSSTIAIRYSAVRHQSELRPGEPEPQVLDYQAQQYKLFPLLAAAYAFTFVGQYMSNMYHRITGDINQGDFSELPELHALAAGLKAFTTWVTNTGIEVCRMSCGGHGYSRCSSLPDIYVTFTATCTYEGENTVMMLQTARYLVKSYRQAREGQQLSGIVSYLNEQQRVQPHPVSSRPTVVNINDLSSLVEAYKLRAARLVEMAAKGLQGELQRSKSQEDAWNNCSIELVRASDAHCHYVVVKLFAAKLNEVSDTAVHSVLNTLALLYALQGVALNSGDFLQAGLLTVPQLAQVTQRIKALLAEIRPNAVALVDAFDYRDEMLNSALGRYDGNVYESMFEWAKRSPLNRTEVHDAYYKYMKPLQSKL, encoded by the exons ATGAATCCTGACCTCCGCCGAGAACGGGAGAATGCCTCGTTTAACCCGGAGATCCTCACTAACATACTGGACGGCAGTGCAGAGAAAACCAGCAGGAGAAGAGAAATAG AGTCTCTGGTGATCAATGACCCTGACTTCCAGCACGATGATCTGAACTTCATGTCCCGCAGCGACCGCTACGATGCGGCCGTGAAGAAGAGCGCTCAGATGATCCTGAAGCTCAGAGATTATGGTATCTCTGACCCAGAGGAGATATACTTCTATAAAAG ATGTGTCCACCGTGGTTCCTCCGAGCCCCTGGATCTTCACCTGGGGATGTTTCTGCCGACATTGCTGAACCAGGCTTCTCCCTCACAGCTCGACACCTTCTTCACACCTGCGTGGAACCTGCAGATCATCGGCACTTATGCTCAGACAGAGATGGGTCACG GTACTCACATTCGCCGACTTGAGACCACAGCCACCTACGATCCCTCCACTCAGGAATTTGTACTGAATTCACCAACAGTCACCTCTATCAAGTGGTGGCCAGGAGGCT TGGGTAAGACTTCGAATCACGCCATTGTGTTGGCCCAGCTCTACACACAGGGCAAATGCCATGGCCTCCATGCCTTTATCGTCCCCATACGCAGCATGGAAACCCACCAGCCTCTGCCAG GTATAACTGTGGGTGATATTGGGCCAAAGTTTGGCTTTGATGAGGTTGATAACGGTTATCTGAAGCTGGACAATGTTCGCATCCCACGTGACAACATGCTTATGAAGTATGCAAAG gttgAGCCTGATGGAACATATGTGAAGCCTCCTAGTGATAAGCTGACCTATGGCACTATGGTGTTCATTCGCTCCATGATCGTGGGAGAGTCTGCCAAAGCTCTGGCCAAATCCAGCACCATCGCCATCCGCTACAGCGCTGTCCGTCACCAGTCCGAGCTGCGGCCAGG aGAACCAGAGCCGCAGGTTTTGGACTATCAGGCTCAGCAGTATAAACTCTTCCCCCTTCTGGCTGCCGCCTATGCCTTTACCTTTGTGGGTCAGTACATGAGCAACATGTACCACCGCATCACTGGAGACATTAACCAGGGAGACTTCAGCGAGCTCCCAGAG CTCCATGCTCTTGCTGCAGGTTTGAAGGCCTTCACTACCTGGGTTACTAACACAGGGATAGAGGTGTGCCGGATGTCCTGTGGTGGACATGGCTACTCGCGCTGCAGCAGCCTACCAGACATCTATGTCACCTTTACTGCCACTTGCACCTACGAAGGAGAGAACACTGTCATGATGCTGCAGACAGCCAG ATATTTGGTGAAGAGTTACCGACAGGCACGTGAGGGTCAGCAGCTCAGTGGGATCGTATCTTACCTGAATGAACAGCAGCGGGTGCAGCCTCATCCTGTCTCCTCCAGGCCCACTGTTGTCAACATTAATGACCTGTCCAGCCTGGTAGAGGCATACAAGCTTCGTGCAGCCAG ACTGGTTGAAATGGCAGCTAAGGGTCTTCAGGGGGAGCTGCAGCGCAGTAAGAGTCAGGAAGATGCCTGGAACAACTGCTCTATCGAACTTGTCAGAGCATCAGAT GCCCACTGTCACTATGTGGTGGTAAAGCTGTTTGCTGCTAAGCTGAATGAAGTCAGCGACACTGCAGTGCACTCTGTCCTCAACACACTTGCCCTACTGTACGCCCTGCAAGGGGTCGCCCTGAACTCCGGAGACTTCCTGCAG GCTGGTCTGCTGACTGTTCCTCAGCTGGCTCAGGTCACTCAGAGGATAAAGGCTCTTCTGGCGGAGATCCGGCCAAATGCTGTGGCTCTGGTGGATGCTTTTGACTATCGTGACGAGATGCTGAACTCCGCTCTGGGCCGCTACGATGGGAACGTGTACGAGAGCATGTTCGAGTGGGCCAAAAGGTCCCCACTTAACCGCACAGAG gTCCATGACGCTTACTACAAGTACATGAAACCCCTCCAGTCCAAACTGTGA
- the ten1 gene encoding CST complex subunit TEN1 translates to MLPSPAVFQFPWEINADQVKDGASMRTFGRLTSYFPAESRAVLTSQHMSVQHQVLVHTVFVEPFNPIIGAQYIALGEIDKAEGCDEATLRARVLNCVDGVNVALLQKAINEQRNFFKERNNKAGSQ, encoded by the exons ATGCTTCCCTCGCCTGCAGTGTTTCAGTTTCCCTGGGAAATTAACGCTGATCAGGTGAAAGATGGAGCCTCCATGCGGACATTTGGCAG ACTTACAAGTTATTTTCCGGCGGAATCCAGAGCTGTTCTTACTTCCCAACACATGTCTGTGCAGCACCAGGTGTTAGTACACACAGTGTTTGTCGAGCCCTTTAATCCAATAATTGGGGCGCAATATATCGCACTTGGAGAAATTGACAAAGCAGAGG GGTGTGATGAAGCTACTTTACGTGCTCGGGTCCTGAATTGCGTGGATGGAGTTAATGTTGCGCTGCTGCAGAAAGCTATAAATGAACAGAGGAACTTTTTCAAGGAGCGGAACAACAAGGCTGGTTCACAGTAG